The Geoanaerobacter pelophilus genome includes a region encoding these proteins:
- a CDS encoding B12-binding domain-containing radical SAM protein (Presence of a B(12) (cobalamin)-binding domain implies dependence on cobalamin itself, in one of its several forms, or in some unusual lineages, dependence on a cobalamin-like analog.), with product MRILLAYKSHPEGVDDPYTSLLPIGLLSINAALCQAGFDSRVANLSLLDSHDIVSRLRADSPSVVGLSQFTHNRFETLEVARIVKSVLPDCFVLLGGPHATYRWREILASSPDVDAVALGEGEQTMLDLAAALAGKAGSLTSISGLAVRGEDGSAVFAGSRAPLATLDEIPFPGTYLNNSIGVDPRQQLEFIITSRGCPSTCRFCSSPLFWGRKLRFRSPGSMVDEIRFLRDRFGLIYFSIRDDTFTADRKRVIEFCRLLIEQRIFILWNCQSRVNALDREMLGWMKRAGCECIQLGIESGSLRVLESLGKKITPAESEAAAELVREVGIRLSIYLISGTVQETDDDIKATCRLIASMRPSDGQVSPLVYYPGTALFAEAVKKGAVGPDLFEKNPAPAFPVRGDQHVEKATRKLLKTVESAADSSQFTDADYKRQKKELGFCHTTNLMAGEFQALCGNERGAEREYREIITNEPDNPWGWLALGELFGDAGRVDEAIAAFQRLSELVPNHEPAYRALGELFRLIGDKKRSRLCLSRAAELCGG from the coding sequence ATGAGAATCTTGCTTGCCTATAAATCCCATCCTGAGGGAGTGGACGATCCTTATACCTCGCTCCTGCCGATCGGGTTGCTCTCGATCAATGCCGCACTTTGCCAGGCAGGCTTTGACAGCCGAGTGGCAAATCTTTCCCTTCTGGACAGTCATGATATTGTTTCCCGCCTGAGGGCTGACTCCCCTTCTGTTGTAGGGCTTTCCCAGTTCACCCACAACCGGTTCGAAACCCTTGAAGTTGCCAGGATTGTAAAGTCGGTACTCCCCGACTGCTTTGTCCTGCTTGGCGGGCCTCATGCAACTTACCGCTGGCGCGAAATTCTTGCCTCTTCGCCGGATGTTGATGCCGTCGCATTAGGGGAAGGGGAGCAGACCATGCTGGATCTGGCTGCTGCCCTTGCCGGAAAGGCTGGTTCGCTTACCAGTATTTCCGGGCTTGCTGTCAGAGGTGAAGACGGCAGTGCCGTATTTGCCGGCAGTCGCGCGCCATTGGCTACCCTTGATGAAATTCCTTTCCCCGGTACATACCTCAATAACAGTATCGGTGTCGATCCCCGGCAACAACTGGAGTTCATCATTACCTCTCGTGGTTGCCCCTCTACCTGCAGGTTCTGTTCGTCGCCCCTCTTCTGGGGAAGGAAGCTTCGATTTCGGTCTCCCGGTTCAATGGTCGACGAAATCCGTTTTCTGCGGGACCGGTTCGGACTTATATATTTTTCAATCCGTGACGATACCTTTACCGCTGACCGTAAGCGGGTGATCGAGTTCTGCCGCTTGCTCATTGAACAGCGGATTTTCATTTTATGGAACTGTCAGTCCAGGGTGAATGCTCTTGATCGAGAGATGCTGGGATGGATGAAGCGGGCAGGGTGTGAGTGCATCCAGTTGGGGATTGAGTCGGGATCTTTGAGAGTCCTTGAAAGTCTCGGCAAAAAAATAACGCCGGCGGAATCCGAGGCCGCGGCGGAACTGGTCAGGGAAGTAGGAATCCGGCTGTCCATCTATCTTATTTCCGGTACGGTCCAAGAGACGGATGATGACATCAAGGCTACCTGTCGCTTGATTGCCTCAATGCGTCCCAGTGATGGTCAGGTTTCGCCACTGGTCTACTATCCGGGAACCGCACTTTTCGCCGAAGCTGTAAAAAAAGGAGCGGTGGGTCCTGATCTTTTTGAGAAGAATCCGGCTCCCGCCTTCCCGGTCCGGGGAGATCAGCATGTCGAAAAAGCCACCAGAAAATTGCTGAAAACAGTTGAGTCTGCAGCTGACAGCTCTCAGTTTACCGATGCTGATTACAAAAGACAGAAAAAAGAGCTGGGTTTCTGTCATACGACAAACCTGATGGCCGGCGAGTTTCAAGCTTTGTGCGGCAATGAACGGGGTGCCGAGAGGGAATATCGCGAGATCATAACCAATGAACCGGACAACCCTTGGGGTTGGCTTGCCTTAGGGGAGTTGTTCGGTGATGCCGGCAGGGTGGATGAGGCCATAGCGGCATTTCAGCGACTAAGCGAGCTGGTGCCGAACCACGAACCGGCATACCGGGCACTGGGCGAACTGTTTCGGCTGATTGGGGACAAAAAGCGGTCACGCTTGTGTTTAAGCCGGGCGGCTGAGCTATGTGGGGGGTAG
- a CDS encoding YhdP family protein: MIIKRPIILTIIISAAILASALYLAPQLLNRYLDLDTYKSEILAQVEETLNRKVLYTKGDFSLSPGPTFSFSNIVIKEKDGFSDFITAERVNFKLSLFQLLEGNIALSELKLEKPVITIIRNQAGEFNISDLLTSKDSSKTMNVRGISLSKAAIRFSDMAVAAEGFNLTLSEADLALDNLARGKKTGFTLNTLLQTAGQKSTLTLNGTLRLPKQGKPLSESDLNAKIKAKNLPPGHFWGYYSRYLPFRKISGLFDLDLTLKGKPQNFTSSGGITVAGLRFDYPQVFHSVLTPKDLHVEYNLERTPTAVKVKSIALRVDNLKVKGSCDILDINTRDPRITAKATTSNFRLEEFRGYIPYGIIVKDTADYIEQHIMGGVYRLDEGSLDGRISQILHMEKGENYNILYIRGKVEQGLISYGPAVPTFNSIKGGLEMKGKDFILHGMTARFGTSPFTLEGRITDYPLVTPCSYPFSMEMKPMQPEIAWLMGRKWGNSLGFSGNSTLQLKGSGTSSSYGLSGDWDLTQAAYNYPDLIRKPAGRPNSASFTGVITRQEMKLTALRYTLAPLTLSLAANYRYSGNPWLGLDLKTNRFQISEIAAMIPKILPYQPTGIIQTSVQGESATGEPADLSWKGTALMSGCSLKPSGTIRPLSAINGAINFSGNTLETSQLSVRLGSSTIQGKGSMTGYSTPSLKLVFTSPLLDPLDLGLAPPVKGMKVAKIAGNISLKENDLSIAALSGQINKTSLAIKGSIRNIRQHPNADISVTSPHLNVDDVLLLTSLEQEKRGVSGPSPTVRAAITADSVLALDIPFAVVKGDLLLENGILYIQPLSAALAGGKFTGNIRVDTNESGSSRRMQVGCKLEGASAEKLLRALGVNKQEITGTVDLQGELSAKGDSGAEIKRTALGSAKIRIEEGSLRRFATLSKVFSILNVSQLLKFQLPDMVTGGMPFNEMTGSFAIKDGIVSTSNLYVDSDAINISTVGSYNLYKDELDATIGVKPLQTIDKVVSRIPLVGWILTGKDKSLVTAYFEAKGKLENPEVKAVPVKGMAKGVLDIFRRIFELPARLVTDTGEVIIGK, from the coding sequence ATGATCATTAAACGCCCCATAATCCTTACCATAATCATCAGTGCCGCAATCCTGGCAAGTGCACTGTATCTGGCGCCACAACTTCTGAATCGTTATCTTGACCTGGATACCTACAAAAGCGAAATCCTTGCCCAGGTCGAAGAAACGCTGAACAGGAAAGTGCTTTACACTAAGGGTGATTTTTCCTTATCCCCAGGCCCAACCTTCTCGTTCAGCAATATCGTGATAAAGGAGAAAGACGGGTTTTCCGACTTCATAACTGCCGAGAGGGTTAATTTCAAGCTTTCTCTGTTCCAACTACTGGAAGGAAATATTGCCCTTTCGGAACTGAAGCTCGAAAAGCCTGTAATAACAATAATCCGCAACCAAGCCGGCGAGTTTAACATCAGCGACCTGCTGACCAGCAAGGACAGCAGCAAAACCATGAATGTCAGGGGCATAAGCCTTTCTAAAGCAGCCATTAGGTTTTCTGATATGGCTGTGGCGGCGGAAGGTTTTAATCTAACCCTTTCCGAAGCAGACCTGGCGCTGGACAACCTCGCACGGGGTAAAAAAACCGGCTTCACCCTGAACACCTTATTGCAGACTGCCGGACAAAAAAGCACGCTAACCCTTAATGGGACCCTGCGTCTGCCAAAGCAGGGGAAACCGCTTTCCGAAAGTGACCTCAATGCCAAGATCAAGGCCAAGAATCTCCCTCCTGGCCACTTCTGGGGATACTACTCCCGCTATCTCCCCTTTAGAAAGATCAGCGGTCTTTTCGACCTCGACCTCACGCTGAAAGGTAAGCCTCAAAATTTTACCTCTTCCGGAGGGATAACAGTAGCCGGTCTCCGTTTTGACTACCCACAGGTGTTTCATTCAGTGCTCACCCCCAAAGACCTCCATGTCGAGTACAATCTCGAGCGCACTCCGACCGCCGTCAAGGTCAAGTCAATTGCCTTGAGAGTTGATAATCTGAAAGTAAAGGGAAGTTGTGACATCCTCGACATCAATACCAGAGACCCGAGGATCACGGCCAAGGCAACGACTTCCAACTTCAGGCTTGAAGAGTTCAGAGGCTATATCCCTTACGGCATAATCGTCAAGGATACCGCCGATTACATTGAGCAGCACATCATGGGTGGAGTCTACCGACTTGATGAAGGGTCGCTTGATGGCAGGATCAGCCAGATACTGCACATGGAAAAAGGGGAAAACTACAACATCCTCTACATTCGAGGTAAGGTTGAGCAGGGCCTGATCTCCTACGGCCCTGCGGTTCCGACCTTTAACAGCATCAAGGGTGGGCTGGAGATGAAAGGCAAGGATTTCATCCTCCACGGCATGACCGCCCGCTTCGGCACCTCACCCTTTACTCTGGAGGGGCGGATCACCGACTATCCACTCGTCACACCCTGTTCTTACCCGTTTTCCATGGAAATGAAACCGATGCAGCCGGAAATCGCCTGGCTCATGGGCCGGAAATGGGGGAACAGTCTGGGGTTCAGCGGAAACTCAACGCTGCAGCTGAAAGGGAGCGGCACATCCAGCAGTTACGGTCTCTCCGGGGATTGGGATCTCACCCAGGCGGCATACAACTATCCGGACCTGATCAGGAAGCCGGCAGGACGGCCCAACAGTGCCAGTTTCACCGGAGTCATCACCAGGCAGGAGATGAAGTTGACCGCGCTCCGCTACACACTTGCGCCGTTGACGCTTTCACTGGCGGCCAACTACCGTTATTCAGGCAATCCGTGGCTGGGACTGGATCTCAAAACCAACCGTTTCCAGATATCGGAAATAGCCGCAATGATCCCCAAGATATTGCCTTATCAACCGACCGGAATCATTCAGACATCGGTTCAGGGAGAATCTGCTACCGGAGAGCCTGCTGATTTGAGCTGGAAGGGAACAGCATTGATGTCAGGCTGTTCACTCAAACCTAGCGGCACGATTCGGCCATTAAGCGCAATCAACGGTGCCATCAACTTTTCAGGAAACACCCTGGAAACATCGCAGCTCTCAGTCCGGCTTGGCAGTTCGACCATCCAGGGGAAAGGCTCGATGACCGGCTACAGCACCCCATCCCTGAAACTGGTTTTTACATCGCCACTTCTGGACCCCCTTGATCTGGGACTTGCTCCGCCGGTCAAAGGGATGAAGGTCGCTAAGATCGCCGGCAACATCTCTTTAAAAGAAAACGACCTGAGCATTGCGGCTCTCTCAGGTCAAATCAACAAGACAAGTCTTGCAATCAAAGGTTCGATCCGTAACATCAGACAACATCCTAATGCCGATATCTCAGTCACCTCGCCCCATCTTAATGTTGATGACGTCCTACTTCTCACCTCTTTGGAGCAGGAAAAGCGCGGGGTTTCAGGCCCATCCCCTACGGTCAGGGCAGCCATAACCGCTGATTCGGTTCTGGCTCTTGATATCCCATTTGCCGTAGTCAAGGGCGATCTGCTGCTGGAAAACGGCATTCTCTATATTCAGCCACTTTCTGCGGCTCTTGCCGGTGGGAAATTTACCGGGAATATCAGAGTTGACACCAATGAGTCAGGCTCTTCAAGACGAATGCAGGTCGGGTGCAAACTTGAAGGCGCTTCAGCGGAAAAACTTCTTCGCGCCCTGGGGGTGAATAAACAAGAGATTACCGGGACTGTTGACCTTCAAGGCGAACTCTCGGCAAAAGGAGACTCAGGCGCAGAGATAAAACGTACGGCCCTCGGCTCGGCAAAAATCCGCATAGAAGAAGGTTCGTTACGACGCTTCGCCACCCTGTCGAAGGTATTTTCCATACTCAACGTGTCGCAACTCTTGAAATTCCAGCTCCCTGACATGGTTACCGGCGGCATGCCATTCAATGAAATGACCGGCAGCTTTGCCATCAAAGACGGGATAGTCTCCACCAGCAATCTCTACGTAGACAGTGACGCCATTAATATCTCAACCGTCGGGAGCTACAACCTTTACAAAGACGAGCTCGATGCGACCATCGGCGTAAAGCCGCTGCAGACAATCGACAAAGTTGTCAGCCGCATACCTCTGGTCGGCTGGATTCTCACCGGAAAGGACAAATCTTTGGTCACAGCCTACTTTGAAGCAAAGGGGAAATTGGAAAACCCTGAAGTAAAGGCAGTGCCGGTTAAAGGGATGGCAAAAGGCGTGCTTGACATTTTCCGCCGGATTTTTGAGCTGCCGGCCAGGCTGGTAACAGACACCGGAGAGGTGATTATCGGCAAGTAA
- a CDS encoding PilZ domain-containing protein, with protein sequence MEKRNFSRITFNVGTVIKWQDKSLKGEVENLSLQGMLARITDPLPTGEEVEITIYLTGVSPQIPINLQGEVIRSSEEGLALKFIKMNTDSFIHLRNIMAHNTGDSSKVMDELFSFIKHKQESVDNH encoded by the coding sequence ATGGAAAAGCGCAACTTCTCGCGAATCACATTCAATGTTGGCACTGTTATCAAATGGCAAGACAAGAGCCTTAAGGGAGAAGTTGAGAACCTCAGCCTCCAGGGGATGCTCGCCCGGATAACCGACCCCCTTCCCACTGGCGAAGAGGTTGAAATAACCATTTATCTCACCGGCGTTTCTCCTCAGATCCCGATAAACCTGCAAGGGGAAGTCATCCGGAGTTCCGAGGAAGGGCTGGCCCTTAAATTCATCAAAATGAATACTGACTCTTTCATCCACCTGCGTAACATAATGGCTCATAACACCGGTGACAGCAGCAAGGTCATGGATGAGCTGTTCAGCTTCATAAAACACAAGCAAGAGTCTGTCGATAACCACTGA
- the rpoH gene encoding RNA polymerase sigma factor RpoH — translation MTTTMNLPVVSDSLSLYMAEIKKFKVLEPEEEHELAVRFYRDKDIEAAHRLITANLRFVVKIAAEYRSYGMKMIDLIQEGNIGLMMAVRKYDPYRGIRLISYAVWWIRAYIQNYIISTWSLLKIGTTQAQKKLFFKMNQAKNAIKSLMGGDDTKAAAASLDVKESELIEMGQRMRGEFSLDAEFGDEDGATMLETLADDRLNQEEMLGELQVNRELSREIGKAVATLNEKERFIIEKRVTSDEPLTLQDIADHFSISRERVRQIEEAALRKIKNTLTPILAEAQGV, via the coding sequence ATGACAACAACAATGAATCTGCCGGTTGTTTCGGATAGTCTTTCCTTGTACATGGCTGAAATAAAGAAGTTCAAGGTTCTGGAACCAGAGGAAGAGCATGAGCTGGCGGTTCGCTTTTACCGAGACAAGGACATCGAGGCTGCTCACCGTCTGATTACTGCGAACCTGCGTTTTGTCGTAAAAATAGCTGCCGAGTACCGTTCCTACGGGATGAAGATGATCGACCTGATCCAAGAAGGGAATATCGGCCTGATGATGGCAGTCAGGAAATACGACCCGTATCGGGGCATCCGTCTGATCTCGTATGCTGTGTGGTGGATCCGCGCCTATATCCAGAATTACATAATTTCTACCTGGAGCCTGCTGAAAATCGGCACTACCCAGGCGCAGAAAAAGCTTTTCTTCAAGATGAACCAGGCCAAGAATGCCATTAAGAGCCTTATGGGCGGCGACGACACCAAGGCGGCAGCAGCATCGCTTGACGTGAAAGAGTCTGAGCTGATTGAGATGGGGCAGAGAATGCGTGGCGAATTTTCCCTTGATGCCGAGTTTGGCGATGAGGATGGGGCCACCATGCTGGAGACTCTTGCCGATGACCGGCTTAATCAGGAAGAGATGCTCGGAGAGCTGCAGGTAAATCGTGAACTCAGCCGTGAAATAGGCAAGGCCGTTGCCACACTGAATGAAAAGGAGCGCTTCATAATCGAGAAGCGCGTGACCTCTGACGAACCGCTGACCCTGCAGGATATCGCAGACCATTTTTCGATCTCTCGCGAACGGGTGCGCCAGATTGAGGAAGCTGCCCTGAGAAAGATCAAGAATACCTTAACCCCGATCCTAGCTGAAGCACAGGGCGTTTGA
- a CDS encoding HesA/MoeB/ThiF family protein, with translation MLTDPQKERYARHLMLDGVGELGQERLLTGRVLIIGAGGLGSPAALYLAAAGVGSIGIADSDIVDLSNLQRQILHATADIGVAKTASAVAKLAAINPDLTLTAHQFRIERDNIAELLAQYDFVLDCTDNFDAKFLINDACVSAGKPYSHGGILKYSGQTMTVLPGKSACYRCIFPAAPDETTSLACSRAGVLGVLPGIIGTIQATEAIKSLLGIGELLLDRLLTYDSLKMKFREVPLRRSPHCPACSSLQM, from the coding sequence ATGTTGACTGACCCCCAGAAAGAGCGATACGCACGGCATCTGATGCTTGACGGTGTCGGAGAACTCGGCCAGGAGAGATTGCTGACCGGTCGCGTGTTGATAATCGGCGCCGGTGGCCTCGGGTCTCCGGCTGCACTCTACCTTGCCGCAGCAGGAGTCGGCTCAATCGGTATCGCTGATTCCGATATCGTGGACCTGTCGAATCTGCAACGCCAGATTCTTCATGCTACTGCAGATATCGGTGTTGCCAAGACCGCCTCTGCCGTGGCAAAACTGGCTGCGATCAACCCGGACCTGACGCTCACTGCGCATCAATTTCGGATTGAACGCGACAACATCGCGGAACTGTTGGCCCAATACGACTTTGTCCTGGACTGCACCGATAACTTTGACGCAAAATTCCTGATCAACGACGCCTGCGTCTCAGCGGGAAAACCTTACTCTCATGGCGGTATTTTAAAGTATTCCGGTCAGACCATGACAGTATTGCCGGGTAAATCAGCCTGTTATCGCTGTATCTTCCCGGCAGCTCCCGACGAAACGACTTCGCTGGCATGTTCGCGAGCAGGAGTCCTGGGGGTGTTGCCCGGCATAATCGGGACTATCCAGGCAACCGAGGCGATAAAATCGCTGTTGGGGATTGGTGAGCTGCTGCTCGACCGGCTCCTGACCTATGATTCCCTTAAGATGAAATTTCGAGAAGTTCCGCTGCGTCGTTCTCCGCATTGCCCCGCCTGCAGCTCTCTCCAGATGTAG
- a CDS encoding superoxide dismutase codes for MTYAAKDYSKLVGMAGFSDALINNHFTLYQGYVTNTNKVLDALDAMIKADKGATPEFAELKRRLGWEFNGMRLHELYFENLGGTAPLNKSGKLAARMAESFGSVEAWEKEFRATGAMRGIGWVVLYQDPANGRLINFWVNEHDVANPSGCQPILVMDVFEHAFMLDYGLKRADYIESFFKNIDWNAVEARIK; via the coding sequence ATGACTTATGCAGCCAAAGACTATTCAAAGCTCGTCGGCATGGCCGGCTTCAGCGACGCATTGATCAACAACCATTTCACGCTGTACCAGGGGTATGTGACCAACACCAACAAGGTGCTTGATGCCCTTGATGCTATGATCAAGGCGGACAAGGGTGCTACCCCCGAGTTTGCGGAGCTGAAGCGTCGCCTGGGGTGGGAATTCAACGGGATGCGCTTGCACGAACTGTATTTCGAAAACCTTGGCGGCACTGCGCCTTTGAACAAAAGCGGCAAGCTGGCAGCCAGGATGGCAGAGAGTTTCGGCAGCGTTGAAGCATGGGAAAAGGAGTTTCGTGCTACCGGAGCCATGCGGGGCATAGGCTGGGTGGTGCTCTACCAGGATCCGGCTAATGGTCGGCTGATCAATTTCTGGGTCAATGAGCATGATGTGGCAAATCCGTCCGGGTGTCAGCCAATCCTGGTGATGGACGTGTTTGAGCATGCATTCATGCTGGATTATGGGCTAAAGCGGGCTGACTATATCGAGTCCTTTTTCAAGAACATTGATTGGAATGCTGTTGAAGCCCGGATCAAGTAG
- a CDS encoding efflux RND transporter periplasmic adaptor subunit translates to MSETDLSRLAIDKKTTGYKQPRGGRKLIVAGSVILVLAVLIASAVKVFSVATVETVTVSQIYPSQSFTILNASGYVVAQRKAAVAPKTTGQLEWLGVEEGSHVQGGQLLARLENRDVTAGRDNAAAAVATARASLEQARAELLDADRAFGRAKQLVESGVLSRADFDTAEARLSRAKAAEKGAVSTIASAEANLAAAKAAVEYTMIRAPFDGVVLTKNADVGDIVTPIGAAANAKAAVVTIADLGSVQVEADVSESNLAKIKVGQPCEIQLDALPDARFRGLLQTIVPTADRSKASVMVKVRFLDTAPGILPEMSAKVAFLEREVKPAEQRPRIAVPKEAIRERGGVKKLFILKDGRAKEVVITIGEPIGDLIEVLKGVTAGELLVNRPSDKLGDGVKVKAVEKK, encoded by the coding sequence ATGTCCGAGACTGATCTCAGCCGATTGGCAATTGATAAAAAAACGACCGGCTATAAACAGCCGCGTGGGGGCAGGAAGCTGATAGTCGCTGGATCTGTCATCCTGGTACTTGCGGTATTGATTGCCTCTGCAGTTAAGGTGTTTTCCGTTGCCACCGTTGAGACGGTGACAGTCAGTCAGATCTATCCCTCACAGAGTTTCACCATTCTCAATGCCAGTGGCTATGTGGTTGCCCAGAGAAAGGCAGCAGTGGCGCCGAAAACAACTGGCCAGCTTGAATGGCTTGGCGTAGAGGAAGGGAGCCATGTCCAGGGAGGGCAACTGCTGGCGCGGCTGGAAAACAGGGATGTAACTGCCGGTCGCGACAACGCTGCGGCGGCTGTGGCAACGGCACGGGCAAGTCTTGAGCAGGCGCGGGCTGAGCTGCTCGATGCCGACCGTGCCTTTGGCCGGGCAAAGCAGCTGGTCGAATCAGGAGTGCTCTCTCGGGCCGACTTTGACACGGCTGAGGCGCGCCTGAGCCGGGCAAAAGCAGCCGAGAAAGGGGCAGTTTCTACGATCGCAAGCGCAGAGGCGAATCTTGCCGCTGCAAAGGCTGCTGTGGAATACACCATGATCCGCGCCCCGTTTGACGGGGTGGTGCTCACCAAAAATGCGGATGTCGGCGACATCGTTACTCCAATCGGGGCTGCCGCTAATGCCAAGGCTGCTGTGGTAACCATTGCCGATCTTGGTTCGGTCCAGGTTGAGGCCGATGTGTCCGAATCAAACCTGGCGAAAATCAAGGTGGGACAGCCGTGCGAGATCCAGCTTGATGCCCTGCCTGACGCCCGGTTTCGCGGGCTGCTGCAGACAATCGTGCCCACTGCCGACCGGAGCAAGGCAAGTGTCATGGTCAAGGTCCGTTTCCTTGATACCGCGCCGGGGATCCTTCCGGAAATGAGCGCAAAGGTTGCCTTCCTTGAGCGGGAAGTGAAGCCTGCGGAGCAGCGCCCACGGATTGCTGTGCCGAAAGAGGCGATACGGGAACGTGGTGGGGTGAAAAAGCTGTTTATTCTTAAGGATGGCCGAGCAAAAGAGGTGGTCATTACAATCGGCGAGCCGATCGGTGACCTGATAGAGGTCTTGAAGGGGGTAACTGCCGGAGAGTTGCTCGTCAACCGTCCATCAGACAAGCTTGGTGACGGCGTTAAAGTGAAGGCTGTGGAGAAAAAATAG
- a CDS encoding PP2C family protein-serine/threonine phosphatase, which produces MGDAILVVDDSRAIRVLLTETLREEGYECLEAKDADEALSIMETRDFSLVISDIVMPGRTGLELLKDLRTLYADTFVVMLTSVTDTETAMSCIHLGAVDYLIKPFSADRLLITVRNTLEQRRLFLEQRAHEQELERKVLEQTEQIRVALQEKAMVAKEMEIAGAIQSALIPHALPATGRLDFATLYRPAGHLGGDYFDLFKRGDGVIDLVIADVAGHNVGSALIVAEIRGALQGQPTAMHRGCGEMLAMLNEALYGDLTRAELFVSMFYLRFDENKLQLSYASAGHNSQLLRRKDGLTEELNADGMIIGVMPHVTFEEKMVSLDQGDRFLLFTDGLVEAENLHEEQFGSERLATAFADADFANCQEELGAILGAMERFVAGAPLKDDLTLLLVNIR; this is translated from the coding sequence ATGGGCGACGCAATTCTGGTGGTGGACGACAGCAGGGCTATACGCGTATTGCTGACCGAGACCTTGCGTGAAGAGGGCTATGAATGCCTGGAGGCGAAAGATGCCGATGAGGCGCTTTCGATTATGGAGACCCGCGACTTCAGTCTGGTGATCAGCGATATTGTCATGCCTGGCCGCACCGGCCTGGAGCTGCTGAAGGATTTGAGGACACTCTACGCCGACACGTTTGTTGTTATGCTGACTAGCGTCACCGACACTGAAACAGCTATGAGTTGCATTCACCTCGGTGCCGTGGATTACCTGATCAAGCCATTCTCAGCGGACCGGCTGCTAATAACCGTCAGAAACACTCTGGAACAGCGCCGCCTGTTCCTTGAGCAACGGGCCCATGAGCAGGAATTGGAACGGAAAGTCCTGGAGCAGACGGAACAGATCCGCGTTGCGCTTCAGGAGAAGGCGATGGTTGCCAAGGAGATGGAGATTGCGGGTGCCATCCAGTCTGCGCTGATCCCTCACGCTCTTCCGGCCACTGGCCGGCTTGACTTTGCTACGCTCTACCGTCCTGCAGGACACCTGGGAGGGGACTATTTCGACCTGTTCAAAAGGGGTGACGGTGTTATTGACTTGGTAATTGCTGACGTGGCCGGGCACAACGTTGGTTCGGCTTTGATTGTTGCCGAGATCAGGGGGGCGCTGCAGGGGCAGCCGACAGCCATGCATAGAGGTTGTGGCGAGATGCTTGCTATGCTGAACGAAGCGCTATATGGCGACCTGACCAGGGCTGAACTGTTTGTCAGCATGTTCTATCTCCGGTTTGATGAGAACAAGCTGCAGCTCTCTTACGCAAGTGCTGGCCATAACTCGCAGCTGTTACGCCGCAAAGACGGCTTGACGGAGGAACTCAATGCAGACGGGATGATCATTGGTGTGATGCCCCATGTGACGTTCGAGGAAAAGATGGTTTCCCTGGATCAAGGAGACCGCTTTCTGCTCTTCACTGATGGCCTGGTAGAGGCAGAAAACCTGCATGAGGAGCAGTTTGGCTCGGAACGGCTTGCCACAGCATTTGCCGATGCTGATTTTGCAAATTGCCAGGAAGAACTGGGAGCTATCCTTGGCGCAATGGAACGGTTTGTTGCTGGCGCTCCGCTCAAGGACGATCTGACACTTCTCCTGGTGAATATTAGATAA
- a CDS encoding ABC transporter ATP-binding protein, which yields MNSDPLVDIKGVAKSYHRGSQTVPVLEDITFSIASGEFLALMGPSGSGKSTLLNLIAGIDSVDSGSIRIGGEEITRFSETEMASWRSMNVGFVFQFYNLIPVLTAFENVELPLLLTALSRRERRNHVAMVLELVGLADRMDHYPSQLSGGQQQRVAIARAIVTDPEIIVADEPTGDLDRVSAGDILQLMDRLVREFGKTVIMVTHDPRAAEKAHRVIHLEKGLLVADPFQDPH from the coding sequence ATGAATTCTGATCCACTGGTTGACATTAAGGGGGTTGCAAAGTCATACCACCGAGGCAGTCAGACGGTGCCTGTGCTTGAGGACATCACCTTTTCCATTGCATCGGGTGAGTTTCTGGCGCTGATGGGGCCATCTGGCTCCGGCAAGAGTACCCTGCTTAACCTGATTGCCGGTATCGACAGTGTGGACAGCGGCTCCATCCGGATCGGCGGGGAGGAGATTACTCGCTTCTCCGAGACCGAGATGGCATCCTGGAGGTCAATGAACGTTGGTTTTGTCTTTCAGTTCTACAATCTGATCCCGGTTCTGACTGCTTTTGAAAATGTAGAGCTACCACTGTTGCTCACTGCTCTTTCGCGGCGCGAACGCCGTAACCATGTTGCCATGGTTCTTGAACTGGTTGGCCTTGCCGACCGGATGGATCATTACCCTTCGCAGCTTTCCGGTGGCCAGCAGCAGCGGGTGGCCATTGCCAGGGCAATCGTTACCGACCCGGAAATAATCGTTGCTGATGAGCCTACCGGTGACCTTGACCGGGTTTCGGCCGGCGATATCCTGCAACTGATGGATCGTTTGGTCAGGGAGTTCGGCAAGACTGTGATCATGGTCACCCATGACCCTCGGGCAGCTGAAAAGGCCCATCGCGTAATTCACCTCGAAAAGGGGTTGCTGGTTGCTGATCCCTTTCAAGATCCCCACTGA